The Pseudomonas sp. SCB32 DNA window GCAGCAGTTCCAGACCGTGACCGGTGGCCTTGCCGGCGGCTCGGGAAAGGAAGATCAGCTCATTGAGACTGACCATCGAGGTGATGGCCGTGGCCTTGAGCATCACCAGCCAGTTGTTGCCGATGCCGGGCAGGGCGTAGCGCATCATCTGCGGGAAGACGATGTGGAAGAACACCTGCAGGCGTCCGAAGCCGAAGGCCAGGGCCGACTCGGCCTGACCCTTGTCGACCGCGAGGAAGGCGCCGCGAAAGGTTTCCGCGAGATAGGCCGAATAGATCACGCCAAGAATCGTCACGCTGGCGACGAAGGCGTCGATATCCACGTTGGACACGCCCAGGCGCTGGGTCAGCAGGTTCAGCGCGGTCTGGCCGCCGTAGTAGAGGAACAGCAGCCAGACGAAGTCCGGCCCGCTGCGCATCAGGGTGGTGAAGACCGTTGCCGTCCGGGCCAGCGGACGCCAGCGCGACAGTTTGCCGGCGGCTACCAGCAGCCCCAGCAGCAGCGCCACGGCCAGCGAGCACAGGCCGACCTTGATGGTCACCAGGGTGCCGGCGAGGATGCTGTCGGCGTAGCCATACAGCCATTGGTTGGAAATAGTCTGCATGGTGCTCACTCCCGGGCGATCAGCGGCAGTTCACGGGCGTACTCGTGTGGGAGGCGGTCGCTGTCGAGGTAACGGGCGTACTTGTGCCCCTGGTAGACCGCCGCCGCGATGGTTGCCGGTGCCTGGCAGTCGCCGACCAGGCGCAGGGAATCGATGCCGGCCTCGCGCATCGCCTGGGGCTGCGCGTCCAGTTCGAGGAACAGGCGGTCATCGGGCAGCCGCGCGGTCACGCTGACCACGCTGGCGCAGGCCAGCTGCCGACGCCGGCCGGTGACTTCGCAGACCAGTTCCACGTGCGCACCGTCGAAAGCGACGAGGTTGTGGTGGCGGACGATCTGCACGCCCAGTTCGAGCAGGCGCCGCAGGATGGCGGTGGACTCCAGGGTGTTGGCGGTCCAGGAGGCGACTTGCATGGCCGGTGTCACCAGCGTGACGGCCAGGCCCCATTCGATGCAGCGTTCGGCCAGCACCCCGGCCATGTAGTAGTGGTCGTCGTCGAAGATCACCACCGGTCCCTCGGGCCGCCGGCCGGCCATCAGGTCATCGGGGGTGAACACCTTTGCCGAGTCGAAGCCTGGCAGCGCCCAGCCATTGGCCCGGCCAACGCCGTCGCGGCGCCAGTGCGAGCCGGTGGCGATGGCCACGTGGCCGGCGCCGAATTCGAGGATGTCGGCGGCAGACAGGGGGCTGTCGAGGTAGAGATTGACATTGGCCATGGGCTGCAATTGGCCGACACGCCAGTCGCGCACCCGCGCCCACTCGCGCAGGCCGGGCAGAGCGGATTC harbors:
- a CDS encoding ABC transporter permease translates to MQTISNQWLYGYADSILAGTLVTIKVGLCSLAVALLLGLLVAAGKLSRWRPLARTATVFTTLMRSGPDFVWLLFLYYGGQTALNLLTQRLGVSNVDIDAFVASVTILGVIYSAYLAETFRGAFLAVDKGQAESALAFGFGRLQVFFHIVFPQMMRYALPGIGNNWLVMLKATAITSMVSLNELIFLSRAAGKATGHGLELLLVAAFIYLLLSTLSVLVLRLLAARYAAGSKEITL